A region of Arabidopsis thaliana chromosome 5, partial sequence DNA encodes the following proteins:
- a CDS encoding Cytochrome c oxidase biogenesis protein Cmc1-like protein (Cytochrome c oxidase biogenesis protein Cmc1-like; CONTAINS InterPro DOMAIN/s: Cytochrome c oxidase biogenesis protein Cmc1-like (InterPro:IPR013892); Has 1807 Blast hits to 1807 proteins in 277 species: Archae - 0; Bacteria - 0; Metazoa - 736; Fungi - 347; Plants - 385; Viruses - 0; Other Eukaryotes - 339 (source: NCBI BLink).) — MGSYVEQARENHVKKKVEEALRSKMKAKALMECDQYVSKYAQCATGRTFSVVWTCRKQARELNTCLHQFTNDNVLEEMKRAYMVQEEGKVSASAI; from the exons ATGGGTAGCTATGTGGAGCAAGCTCGTGAAAATcacgtgaagaagaaggtcgAAGAAG CGCTGCGTAGCAAGATGAAGGCAAAGGCATTAATGGAATGTGATCAGTACGTCTCCAAGTATGCTCAATGCGCAACAGGAAGAACTTTTTCTGTGGTATGGACATGTCGTAAGCAAGCTAGGGAGCTCAACACTTGCCTCCATCAATT CACCAATGACAATGTCTTGGAGGAAATGAAGAGAGCGTATATGGTTCAAGAAGAGGGTAAAGTCTCAGCCTCGGCCATATAG
- a CDS encoding mental retardation GTPase activating protein, translating into MYNNREWLAQEGFALNSKWNEAEKYICNPLSGEVPMECLSAKTLSARSFRNLSTMSAPLHFPSPNPLMNNIAQNKPNNNPNVRVIHEDLYAPDPELLALAEKKVVGMKRDVGIQSTTSVDLSSGSPSPAKTPPIMERSLKRHVEADDWPVDINLKVKGQQQDVKLEEKEKEEEKQDMSNEEDEEEEEEEKQDMSEEDDKEEEDEQEEEEKTKKKKRGPGCFSWVRSRQRQARKSKYIFPICVPHLVKGC; encoded by the exons ATGTACAATAACAGGGAATGGTTAGCACAAGAAGGGTTTGCATTGAATTCGAAGTGGAACGAAGCAGAGAAATATATCTGCAATCCATTGTCTGGAGAAGTACCAATGGAGTGTTTGTCTGCTAAAACATTAAGTGCAAGATCCTTCAGAAACTTATCAACCATGTCTGCTCCTCTTCACTTCCCTAGTCCCAATCCATTGATGAATAATATTGctcaaaacaaaccaaataataatCCTAACGTTAGAGTCATTCACGAGGATCTTTATGCTCCTGATCCTGAACTTCTTGCTCTAG CGGAAAAGAAAGTTGTGGGGATGAAGCGAGATGTGGGCATACAGAGTACGACGTCGGTGGATCTTAGCTCCGGTAGCCCTAGTCCGGCAAAAACGCCTCCGATTATGGAAAGGTCGTTAAAACGACACGTGGAAGCTGATGATTGGCCAGTGGATATCAATCTCAAAGTGAAAGGTCAACAACag GATGTGAAgttggaagagaaagaaaaagaagaagagaagcaagatATGAgcaacgaagaagatgaagaagaagaagaagaagagaagcaagatatgagtgaagaagatgataaagaagaagaagacgaacaagaagaagaagagaagaccaagaagaagaagagaggaccTGGATGTTTCTCATGGGTGAGATCAAGACAAAGACAAGCAAGAAAATCAAAGTATATCTTCCCTATTTGTGTTCCTCATCTTGTCAAAGGTTGTTGA
- the GRF5 gene encoding general regulatory factor 5 (general regulatory factor 5 (GRF5); FUNCTIONS IN: protein phosphorylated amino acid binding, ATP binding; INVOLVED IN: response to cadmium ion; LOCATED IN: in 6 components; EXPRESSED IN: 25 plant structures; EXPRESSED DURING: 16 growth stages; CONTAINS InterPro DOMAIN/s: 14-3-3 protein (InterPro:IPR000308); BEST Arabidopsis thaliana protein match is: general regulatory factor 7 (TAIR:AT3G02520.1); Has 30201 Blast hits to 17322 proteins in 780 species: Archae - 12; Bacteria - 1396; Metazoa - 17338; Fungi - 3422; Plants - 5037; Viruses - 0; Other Eukaryotes - 2996 (source: NCBI BLink).), whose translation MSSDSSREENVYLAKLAEQAERYEEMVEFMEKVAKTVETEELTVEERNLLSVAYKNVIGARRASWRIISSIEQKEDSRGNSDHVSIIKDYRGKIETELSKICDGILNLLEAHLIPAASLAESKVFYLKMKGDYHRYLAEFKTGAERKEAAESTLVAYKSAQDIALADLAPTHPIRLGLALNFSVFYYEILNSSDRACSLAKQAFDEAISELDTLGEESYKDSTLIMQLLRDNLTLWTSDLNDEAGDDIKEAPKEVQKVDEQAQPPPSQ comes from the exons ATGTCTTCTGATTCGTCCCGGGAAGAGAATGTGTACTTGGCCAAGTTAGCCGAGCAAGCTGAGCGTTACGAGGAAATGGTTGAGTTCATGGAGAAAGTTGCAAAGACCGTGGAGACCGAGGAACTTACTGTTGAAGAGAGGAATCTCTTGTCTGTTGCTTACAAGAACGTGATTGGTGCTAGGAGAGCTTCTTGGAGGATTATCTCTTCCATTGAGCAGAAGGAAGATAGCAGGGGCAACAGTGATCATGTTTCGATTATCAAGGATTACAGAGGCAAGATTGAAACTGAGCTCAGCAAGATTTGTGATGGCATTTTGAACCTTCTTGAGGCTCATCTCATTCCTGCTGCTTCTTTGGCTGAGTCCAAAGTTTTTTACCTGAAGATGAAGGGAGATTATCATCGGTACCTTGCTGAATTCAAGACTGGTGCTGAGAGGAAAGAAGCTGCTGAGAGCACTCTTGTTGCCTACAAGTCTGCTCAG GATATTGCTCTTGCTGATCTGGCTCCCACTCACCCAATCAGACTGGGGCTTGCTCTtaacttctctgttttctactATGAGATTCTCAACTCATCTGATCGTGCGTGTAGTCTCGCAAAGCAG GCTTTTGATGAGGCAATCTCGGAGCTAGACACATTGGGAGAGGAATCATACAAGGACAGTACATTGATCATGCAGCTTCTCCGTGACAATCTCACCCTCTGGACTTCTGACCTCAAT GACGAAGCTGGTGATGATATCAAGGAAGCCCCGAAAGAGGTGCAGAAAGTTGATGAACAAGCCCAACCACCACCTTCGCAGTGA
- a CDS encoding mental retardation GTPase activating protein (unknown protein; BEST Arabidopsis thaliana protein match is: unknown protein (TAIR:AT3G02500.1); Has 33116 Blast hits to 13831 proteins in 816 species: Archae - 63; Bacteria - 1163; Metazoa - 13507; Fungi - 3213; Plants - 1270; Viruses - 1083; Other Eukaryotes - 12817 (source: NCBI BLink).), giving the protein MALRGDEHEFMNLREWDRRARLIRENPSSRRFSASYIGSFREDHHKSSFRTTNFNNISSTASSPGYTLKEEIDPSTYSFTNALKAALQAKTMYNNREWLAQEGFALNSKWNEAEKYICNPLSGEVPMECLSAKTLSARSFRNLSTMSAPLHFPSPNPLMNNIAQNKPNNNPNVRVIHEDLYAPDPELLALAEKKVVGMKRDVGIQSTTSVDLSSGSPSPAKTPPIMERSLKRHVEADDWPVDINLKVKGQQQDVKLEEKEKEEEKQDMSNEEDEEEEEEEKQDMSEEDDKEEEDEQEEEEKTKKKKRGPGCFSWVRSRQRQARKSKYIFPICVPHLVKGC; this is encoded by the exons ATGGCTTTGCGAGGAGATGAGCATGAGTTTATGAACTTAAGAGAATGGGATCGAAGAGCTCGATTAATCCGCGAAAACCCGAGTTCAAGAAGATTCTCAGCTTCATACATTGGAAGCTTCCGAGAAGATCACCACAAGTCTTCTTTTAGAACAACAAACTTCAACAACATCTCTAGTACTGCCTCTTCTCCTGGCTACACTCTCAAAG AAGAGATTGACCCATCAACATATTCCTTCACCAATGCACTCAAAG cAGCATTACAAGCAAAGACAATGTACAATAACAGGGAATGGTTAGCACAAGAAGGGTTTGCATTGAATTCGAAGTGGAACGAAGCAGAGAAATATATCTGCAATCCATTGTCTGGAGAAGTACCAATGGAGTGTTTGTCTGCTAAAACATTAAGTGCAAGATCCTTCAGAAACTTATCAACCATGTCTGCTCCTCTTCACTTCCCTAGTCCCAATCCATTGATGAATAATATTGctcaaaacaaaccaaataataatCCTAACGTTAGAGTCATTCACGAGGATCTTTATGCTCCTGATCCTGAACTTCTTGCTCTAG CGGAAAAGAAAGTTGTGGGGATGAAGCGAGATGTGGGCATACAGAGTACGACGTCGGTGGATCTTAGCTCCGGTAGCCCTAGTCCGGCAAAAACGCCTCCGATTATGGAAAGGTCGTTAAAACGACACGTGGAAGCTGATGATTGGCCAGTGGATATCAATCTCAAAGTGAAAGGTCAACAACag GATGTGAAgttggaagagaaagaaaaagaagaagagaagcaagatATGAgcaacgaagaagatgaagaagaagaagaagaagagaagcaagatatgagtgaagaagatgataaagaagaagaagacgaacaagaagaagaagagaagaccaagaagaagaagagaggaccTGGATGTTTCTCATGGGTGAGATCAAGACAAAGACAAGCAAGAAAATCAAAGTATATCTTCCCTATTTGTGTTCCTCATCTTGTCAAAGGTTGTTGA
- a CDS encoding Regulator of chromosome condensation (RCC1) family protein, translated as MASATSVIAWGSGEDGQLGLGTDEEKELASVVDALEPFNVRSVVGGSRNSLAICDDGKLFTWGWNQRGTLGHPPETKTESTPSLVKSLANVKIVQAAIGGWHCLAVDDQGRAYAWGGNEYGQCGEEPSKDETGRPVRRDIVIPKRCAQQLTVRQVAAGGTHSVVLTREGYVWTWGQPWPPGDIKQISVPVRVQGLENVRLIAVGAFHNLALKEDGTLWAWGNNEYGQLGTGDTQPRSYPIPVQGLDDLTLVDIAAGGWHSTALTNEGEVYGWGRGEHGRLGFGDNDKSSKMLPQKVNLLAGEDIIQVKSTNHQFLTLLIALKALIVFFPLRSLVAELIQSL; from the exons ATGGCTTCAGCTACTTCCGTCATAGCCTG GGGTTCTGGAGAAGATGGGCAACTAGGACTTGGAACCGATGAAGAAAAGGAATTGGCTTCCGTCGTCGACGCTCTTGAGCCTTTCAACGTTCGCTCCGTCGTCGGTGGTAGCCGCAATTCCCTCGCCATTTGCGATGATGGCAAG CTGTTTACATGGGGTTGGAATCAAAGGGGTACATTAGGACACCCACCTgagacaaaaacagaaagcACCCCAAGTCTAGTTAAGTCTCTTGCCAACGTCAAGATTGTTCAG GCAGCTATTGGTGGCTGGCATTGTTTAGCTGTCGATGATCAAGGCCGAGCATATGCTTGGG GTGGAAATGAATATGGACAGTGTGGTGAAGAGCCTTCCAAGGATGAGACAGGTAGGCCTGTGCGGAGGGATATTGTAATACCTAAGCGTTGTGCCCAGCAACTTACAGTCCGACAG GTAGCTGCAGGGGGTACTCACTCTGTGGTTCTAACCCGTGAAGGTTATGTATGGACTTGGGGTCAACCGTGGCCTCCCGGTGACAT AAAACAAATTTCTGTTCCTGTAAGAGTTCAGGGTCTTGAAAACGTTCGTCTGATTGCTGTGGGAGCATTTCATAACTTGGCTCTGAAAGAAGATGGGACTTTGTGGGCTTGGGGTAATAATGAATATGGACAACTTGGAACTGGAGACACACAACCGAGATCGTATCCTATTCCTGTCCAAGGCCTTGACGATCTCACTTTG GTTGATATCGCTGCGGGTGGATGGCATTCAACAGCTTTAACCAATGAAGGAGAG GTTTATGGTTGGGGAAGAGGAGAGCATGGAAGGCTCGGGTTTGGTGACAATGATAAGAGCAGTAAAATGCTTCCGCAGAAAGTTAATCTCTTAGCTGGAGAAGACATCATTCAGGTAAAAAGTACAAACCACCAGTTCTTGACTCTTCTCATAGCTTTGAAAGctcttattgttttttttcctctcagGTCTCTTGTGGCGGAACTCATTCAGTCGCTTTGA
- a CDS encoding Regulator of chromosome condensation (RCC1) family protein (Regulator of chromosome condensation (RCC1) family protein; FUNCTIONS IN: chromatin binding, Ran GTPase binding; INVOLVED IN: biological_process unknown; LOCATED IN: cellular_component unknown; EXPRESSED IN: 23 plant structures; EXPRESSED DURING: 13 growth stages; CONTAINS InterPro DOMAIN/s: Regulator of chromosome condensation/beta-lactamase-inhibitor protein II (InterPro:IPR009091), Regulator of chromosome condensation, RCC1 (InterPro:IPR000408); BEST Arabidopsis thaliana protein match is: Regulator of chromosome condensation (RCC1) family protein (TAIR:AT3G02510.1); Has 1807 Blast hits to 1807 proteins in 277 species: Archae - 0; Bacteria - 0; Metazoa - 736; Fungi - 347; Plants - 385; Viruses - 0; Other Eukaryotes - 339 (source: NCBI BLink).): protein MASATSVIAWGSGEDGQLGLGTDEEKELASVVDALEPFNVRSVVGGSRNSLAICDDGKLFTWGWNQRGTLGHPPETKTESTPSLVKSLANVKIVQAAIGGWHCLAVDDQGRAYAWGGNEYGQCGEEPSKDETGRPVRRDIVIPKRCAQQLTVRQVAAGGTHSVVLTREGYVWTWGQPWPPGDIKQISVPVRVQGLENVRLIAVGAFHNLALKEDGTLWAWGNNEYGQLGTGDTQPRSYPIPVQGLDDLTLVDIAAGGWHSTALTNEGEVYGWGRGEHGRLGFGDNDKSSKMLPQKVNLLAGEDIIQVSCGGTHSVALTRDGRIFSFGRGDHGRLGYGRKVTTGQPLELPIHIPPPEGRFNHTDEEDDGKWIAKHVACGGRHTLAIVEWKYDQEETE from the exons ATGGCTTCAGCTACTTCCGTCATAGCCTG GGGTTCTGGAGAAGATGGGCAACTAGGACTTGGAACCGATGAAGAAAAGGAATTGGCTTCCGTCGTCGACGCTCTTGAGCCTTTCAACGTTCGCTCCGTCGTCGGTGGTAGCCGCAATTCCCTCGCCATTTGCGATGATGGCAAG CTGTTTACATGGGGTTGGAATCAAAGGGGTACATTAGGACACCCACCTgagacaaaaacagaaagcACCCCAAGTCTAGTTAAGTCTCTTGCCAACGTCAAGATTGTTCAG GCAGCTATTGGTGGCTGGCATTGTTTAGCTGTCGATGATCAAGGCCGAGCATATGCTTGGG GTGGAAATGAATATGGACAGTGTGGTGAAGAGCCTTCCAAGGATGAGACAGGTAGGCCTGTGCGGAGGGATATTGTAATACCTAAGCGTTGTGCCCAGCAACTTACAGTCCGACAG GTAGCTGCAGGGGGTACTCACTCTGTGGTTCTAACCCGTGAAGGTTATGTATGGACTTGGGGTCAACCGTGGCCTCCCGGTGACAT AAAACAAATTTCTGTTCCTGTAAGAGTTCAGGGTCTTGAAAACGTTCGTCTGATTGCTGTGGGAGCATTTCATAACTTGGCTCTGAAAGAAGATGGGACTTTGTGGGCTTGGGGTAATAATGAATATGGACAACTTGGAACTGGAGACACACAACCGAGATCGTATCCTATTCCTGTCCAAGGCCTTGACGATCTCACTTTG GTTGATATCGCTGCGGGTGGATGGCATTCAACAGCTTTAACCAATGAAGGAGAG GTTTATGGTTGGGGAAGAGGAGAGCATGGAAGGCTCGGGTTTGGTGACAATGATAAGAGCAGTAAAATGCTTCCGCAGAAAGTTAATCTCTTAGCTGGAGAAGACATCATTCAG GTCTCTTGTGGCGGAACTCATTCAGTCGCTTTGACAAGAGACGGTAGGATCTTCTCG TTTGGTCGGGGAGACCACGGTAGACTCGGGTATGGAAGAAAAGTAACTACGGGACAACCATTGGAGCTTCCTATACACATTCCACCACCAGAAGGACGGTTCAACCACaccgatgaagaagacgatggaAAATGGATAGCTAAACATGTAGCTTGTGGTGGCCGACACACTCTAGCAATTGTGGAATGGAAGTATGATCAGGAGGAAACAGAATAA